The Methanomethylovorans hollandica DSM 15978 genome includes a region encoding these proteins:
- a CDS encoding PGF-pre-PGF domain-containing protein: protein MAMGTCIAIEEIVDKGELTSTITAVSAKAENATIGTDIDQYPQSAIDALNAAIDIAQTVADDTDATAEAVQQAVADLLAAEEIFDAARITAIDKTELQANITAVSAKAENATIGTDIDQYPQSAIDALNAAIDMAQTALDDADATAEEVQQAVTDLLEAEEIFDASRITAEDIISLSVTDLKVTSAGASWLNWSWVKPDDQNFSHVMVYMNSTFVTNTSESYYNATQLAEGMTYNISICTADMYGNISAAWANGSATTLQLPGIYNISTNVTESSITLVWEASNDTTLVQIGRDDAILGNVTGSASYVDSNLSSGTAYNYTLIPYNVSGLQGYAVSIGLTTSSADTSAGGGGGGSSSGSSSSRGGGGGGGGSAGSGEDYANIALKDAANAYVRMNADVTYEFTRPGNDIQAVSFYALKNAGEIKSTIEVLHNRSRLVNSAPAGLVYRYINIWVGNAKFATEANIRDPRVQFKVNNAWMADMDVQPEDIRLQRYDGTAWELLPVTLVNSTADYTVYESDVSGFSVFAITAEKAAASLAGTAAGTDTAAGTAKGIPGGTDTTLTQGEIVTEQGPTDLSGVWLFFAGLLLLEAIALGYEHRKKKRNT from the coding sequence ATGGCTATGGGAACATGCATAGCTATAGAGGAAATTGTTGATAAAGGCGAATTAACATCAACTATCACTGCAGTGAGTGCCAAAGCGGAAAATGCAACTATCGGTACTGACATAGACCAATATCCGCAATCTGCAATTGATGCATTAAATGCAGCCATTGACATAGCTCAAACAGTTGCTGATGACACCGATGCAACTGCGGAGGCAGTACAGCAGGCAGTTGCAGATCTTTTGGCAGCTGAGGAAATATTCGATGCAGCCAGGATAACCGCAATTGACAAAACAGAACTGCAAGCCAATATCACTGCAGTGAGTGCCAAAGCGGAAAATGCAACTATCGGCACTGACATAGACCAATACCCGCAATCCGCAATTGATGCATTAAATGCAGCCATTGACATGGCTCAGACCGCTCTTGATGACGCCGATGCAACTGCAGAGGAAGTACAGCAGGCCGTTACGGATCTTTTGGAGGCTGAGGAAATATTCGATGCATCCCGGATCACAGCCGAGGATATAATTTCCCTATCTGTAACGGACCTAAAGGTAACATCCGCAGGTGCAAGCTGGCTTAACTGGAGCTGGGTAAAGCCGGATGATCAAAACTTCAGTCATGTGATGGTGTACATGAACAGTACATTTGTCACAAATACTTCCGAAAGCTACTACAATGCAACGCAGCTTGCTGAAGGCATGACCTACAATATCAGCATATGTACTGCGGATATGTACGGAAACATCAGTGCAGCGTGGGCCAATGGCTCAGCCACTACCCTGCAGCTTCCCGGGATATACAATATCTCAACTAATGTCACGGAAAGTTCCATAACACTGGTCTGGGAAGCTTCCAATGACACTACCCTGGTGCAAATCGGCCGGGATGATGCCATCCTCGGCAATGTGACCGGATCGGCATCTTATGTGGACAGTAACCTGAGCAGCGGTACGGCCTATAACTACACGCTGATCCCGTACAATGTGAGCGGACTACAGGGATATGCTGTCAGTATCGGTCTTACAACGTCTTCTGCAGATACCAGCGCAGGCGGGGGAGGAGGCGGTAGTAGCAGTGGCAGTAGCAGCAGCCGTGGTGGCGGAGGCGGTGGCGGCGGTAGTGCCGGAAGCGGTGAGGATTATGCGAATATTGCGCTTAAAGATGCAGCCAATGCATATGTCAGAATGAATGCCGATGTCACCTATGAGTTCACAAGACCTGGTAATGACATCCAGGCGGTTAGTTTCTATGCCCTGAAGAATGCAGGCGAGATCAAGTCCACCATAGAAGTGCTGCATAACAGGTCCAGGCTTGTGAATAGCGCTCCTGCAGGGCTTGTATACAGATACATTAACATCTGGGTGGGCAATGCCAAATTCGCCACTGAGGCTAACATCCGGGATCCTCGGGTGCAATTCAAAGTAAACAATGCCTGGATGGCAGATATGGATGTACAGCCAGAGGACATAAGGTTGCAGAGATACGATGGCACTGCCTGGGAACTGCTGCCTGTCACCTTGGTTAACAGCACAGCGGATTACACGGTATATGAGTCAGATGTATCGGGTTTCTCGGTATTTGCCATCACGGCGGAAAAAGCAGCTGCATCTCTTGCGGGTACTGCTGCAGGCACTGATACTGCTGCGGGTACTGCGAAGGGTATCCCCGGAGGTACGGACACCACGCTTACCCAGGGGGAGATCGTAACAGAGCAGGGGCCGACAGATCTGTCCGGTGTATGGCTCTTCTTCGCGGGCCTCCTGTTGCTGGAAGCAATTGCCCTGGGATATGAGCATCGAAAAAAGAAAAGAAACACATGA
- a CDS encoding phenylacetate--CoA ligase family protein, giving the protein MGSLNKFRFLHQARKNQWLKPSELKELQNKKLRAIVKHAYYNTEFYNRKFKDAGIRPEDIRTIDDMKKIPFTTKQEVREHSLGTILAKNVDLNKCKIIPTSGSTGKPLKAVYDIAADDFSKAINLRSMMENGLKVRDKWVNIGDARTSNNPSWFQKLGVFNLQTLSIFDTIEDQVNTLIKIDPATIVGYPSQLKLISLYIENNSLKQINPKNIFTTAEMLDSNTRELINSSFDVELVDLFGCIEVNRTGWECSEHCGYHLDVDSVITEFVQDGENISAGDSGNIVYTCLYNYAMPLIRYEVGDVGIPTEEMCSCGRSLPLMKSLEGRCDDFIILPSGKLISPRVLSLLIKQTEEILEYQIVQEKPDEMSINIVVSQNLTSDKLEQIKLEAQKYLKNEVLVKVKLTDRIKRGSTGKLRSIISNISSEND; this is encoded by the coding sequence ATGGGATCTCTCAATAAATTCAGGTTCCTTCATCAGGCTCGTAAAAATCAATGGCTTAAACCATCAGAACTAAAAGAATTGCAGAATAAAAAGCTCAGAGCCATTGTCAAGCATGCTTATTATAATACTGAGTTCTACAACAGGAAATTCAAAGATGCAGGAATAAGACCTGAAGACATTAGAACAATAGATGACATGAAAAAAATACCTTTTACTACTAAGCAAGAGGTAAGAGAGCATAGTCTTGGAACAATCCTTGCAAAAAATGTGGACCTGAATAAGTGCAAGATAATTCCTACAAGCGGTTCCACTGGAAAACCTTTAAAAGCTGTATATGATATTGCAGCTGATGATTTTAGTAAAGCAATAAATTTGAGATCGATGATGGAAAATGGATTGAAAGTTCGAGATAAATGGGTAAATATAGGTGATGCAAGAACTTCAAATAATCCTTCATGGTTTCAGAAACTAGGTGTTTTTAACCTGCAAACTTTAAGCATCTTTGATACTATTGAAGATCAGGTTAATACATTAATAAAAATAGATCCTGCTACTATAGTAGGTTATCCTTCTCAATTAAAACTAATATCATTATATATTGAAAACAATTCGCTTAAACAAATTAATCCCAAAAATATATTTACTACAGCAGAAATGCTTGATTCTAATACGCGGGAATTGATCAATTCATCCTTTGATGTGGAATTAGTTGACTTATTTGGTTGCATTGAAGTAAATAGAACTGGATGGGAATGTTCTGAACATTGTGGTTACCATCTTGATGTGGACAGTGTGATCACTGAATTTGTTCAAGATGGAGAAAATATTTCTGCTGGAGATAGTGGGAATATAGTTTACACTTGTCTTTACAATTATGCTATGCCTCTCATCAGATATGAAGTTGGAGATGTGGGAATCCCTACTGAAGAAATGTGCTCTTGTGGAAGAAGCCTACCTCTTATGAAATCCTTAGAAGGGAGATGCGATGACTTTATAATTCTACCTAGTGGAAAACTTATATCTCCAAGAGTTTTATCATTGTTGATAAAACAGACGGAGGAAATTTTGGAATATCAGATTGTTCAAGAAAAACCTGATGAAATGTCAATAAATATAGTTGTTTCACAAAATCTAACAAGTGATAAATTAGAGCAAATAAAATTGGAGGCTCAAAAATACCTCAAAAATGAGGTTTTAGTCAAGGTCAAATTGACTGATAGAATAAAAAGAGGTTCGACTGGAAAGTTAAGATCAATTATTTCAAACATAAGTTCAGAGAACGATTGA
- a CDS encoding glycosyltransferase family 4 protein has product MKILRVISDLYPYVVGGIGIHAHEMSKRQVIFGHSVDVYTTSLGSKSSIESATNYNVYQFKPLVKLLGNPINLRMFKSLYKNRYNYDIIHAHGHLYFSTILCSVIRTIGSSPLVITNHGLRSQTAPKWFQSLYNSTVAKLIFRSADRIICYTQEEKDIIIKMGVFSTKISLVHNGIDTDLFIPPENAPLNQQKLLWIGRYVKGKGVDYLVDALNILKSDYPKIILTMVGTGPDKDKIIRKIHNYGLENSIILKDFIPNSEIVQLYHQSSIFVLPSLEEGVPRTILEAMSCGVPIVCSRLPQLVDIVEGSGFLVPTKDPQSLADSISTILSDPQLAANMGNHGRQQVLNGYSWLDTVKKTISLYEELI; this is encoded by the coding sequence TTGAAAATATTGCGTGTTATTTCAGATTTATATCCTTATGTTGTAGGTGGTATTGGAATACATGCTCATGAAATGTCAAAACGACAAGTTATATTCGGACATTCTGTAGATGTTTATACCACTTCATTAGGCTCTAAATCTTCAATAGAATCTGCAACAAATTATAATGTGTACCAATTTAAACCCCTTGTTAAATTATTAGGCAATCCTATTAATTTAAGGATGTTTAAAAGTTTGTATAAAAACCGCTATAATTATGATATTATACATGCACATGGACACCTATATTTTTCTACAATTTTGTGTTCAGTCATAAGGACAATTGGTTCTTCACCTTTAGTAATTACTAATCATGGACTTAGATCACAAACTGCTCCAAAGTGGTTTCAAAGCTTATACAATTCAACTGTCGCAAAATTAATATTTAGATCTGCAGACAGGATTATTTGCTATACACAAGAAGAGAAAGATATAATCATAAAAATGGGTGTATTTTCTACAAAAATATCTCTTGTACACAATGGTATTGATACTGATTTATTTATCCCACCTGAAAATGCACCTTTGAATCAACAAAAATTACTCTGGATTGGCAGATATGTAAAAGGAAAAGGTGTTGATTATTTAGTTGATGCGTTGAACATATTAAAATCTGATTATCCCAAAATAATTTTAACAATGGTTGGAACAGGTCCAGATAAAGACAAAATAATTCGAAAAATACACAATTATGGTCTTGAAAATAGTATTATTTTGAAGGATTTTATTCCTAACTCTGAAATAGTCCAATTATACCATCAATCAAGCATATTTGTACTGCCAAGCCTTGAAGAAGGCGTGCCACGAACCATTTTAGAGGCTATGTCATGTGGTGTTCCCATAGTTTGTTCTAGATTACCTCAGTTGGTCGATATTGTAGAAGGTAGTGGTTTTTTAGTTCCTACAAAAGATCCACAATCTCTGGCTGATAGCATTTCTACTATCTTGTCAGACCCCCAACTTGCAGCAAATATGGGGAATCACGGACGACAACAAGTTTTGAATGGATATTCCTGGCTAGATACCGTCAAAAAAACAATTTCACTTTATGAGGAGTTGATATAA
- a CDS encoding glycosyltransferase family 2 protein, translated as MTIVAAIPAYNEEIGIGSVIARTRQYVDEVLVIDDGSADCTYKVAELMGATVLRHEKNAGKGAALRTAFKWAMDNNVDILVTLDGDGQHNPDEIPRLLEPILQKDADMVNGARFLKGHDLQVPKYRRLGQEVLTFATNLGGSFESKINDSQSGFRAFAGNTFDTFTFNNNGMGIESEMLADASSASLRIKEVPITCRYDVEGSTFNPLRHGAAVLSSILNQFERKHPLLYFGVPGFICMFLGLVFGFWTIYGYRSGDGFWIGKALLAMTFILVGVFGIFSGLILNSMVQFAQNIKKSD; from the coding sequence ATGACAATTGTTGCTGCTATACCTGCGTATAACGAGGAGATCGGCATAGGCAGTGTCATCGCCCGTACACGCCAGTACGTGGACGAGGTGCTGGTCATCGATGATGGCAGTGCTGACTGCACGTATAAAGTAGCCGAGCTTATGGGAGCCACGGTACTGCGCCATGAGAAGAATGCAGGCAAGGGTGCTGCTCTTCGCACTGCTTTTAAATGGGCCATGGACAACAACGTGGATATCCTGGTGACCCTGGACGGGGACGGCCAGCACAATCCCGATGAAATTCCCCGGCTTTTAGAACCCATTCTCCAGAAGGATGCCGACATGGTCAACGGTGCCCGTTTCCTTAAAGGCCACGATCTGCAAGTGCCCAAATACCGCCGTTTAGGCCAGGAAGTCCTTACCTTCGCCACTAACCTGGGCGGAAGCTTCGAGTCAAAGATCAACGATTCCCAGAGCGGTTTTCGTGCCTTTGCCGGCAACACCTTTGACACATTCACTTTTAACAACAACGGCATGGGCATCGAGTCCGAGATGCTCGCAGACGCCAGCAGTGCCAGCCTGAGGATCAAGGAAGTGCCCATCACATGCAGATATGATGTAGAAGGTTCCACGTTCAACCCATTACGGCATGGAGCAGCGGTGTTAAGCTCTATTTTGAACCAGTTTGAAAGAAAGCATCCACTGCTGTATTTCGGGGTGCCTGGGTTTATTTGTATGTTCTTAGGACTGGTTTTTGGATTCTGGACAATATATGGTTATAGATCAGGTGACGGCTTCTGGATTGGTAAGGCATTGCTGGCGATGACATTTATTTTAGTGGGTGTTTTTGGGATCTTCAGTGGACTAATATTAAATTCAATGGTACAATTTGCCCAAAATATAAAAAAGAGCGATTGA
- a CDS encoding ATPase of the PP-loop superfamily implicated in cell cycle control: MRCTKCVLPDTTPNISFDENGVCNYCHTYKKVKYEGEEKLKSVLNALKQKDKKYDCIIGLSGGRDSSYALLKLVKDYNMRVLAVNYYNPFTDPQAKRNIDNAVKKLGVDLISFESKNNTHEKTFEHNFKVWLKHPSPATIPMMCISCKVVFCEIIKYAKMNDIKCVVVGHNPYEDTSFKKELINISRDQDHKSTFVKILYGVLANTAKTPAYYHPKCIPTMVKGYLYGDPHALGPRLFASDIKFIDLFYYIPWDEQEVLSRIKNEIGWDYPQNLNSSWRFDCKVSHLKDLMYLNTLNMTEKDDLYAIMVREGIITREEALKRLAAENVVYLDEIKEVLNQVGLDEKFILERLNEIKSI, encoded by the coding sequence ATGAGATGTACAAAATGTGTTCTTCCTGATACAACTCCAAACATTTCCTTTGATGAAAATGGAGTTTGCAATTATTGTCATACTTATAAAAAGGTAAAGTATGAAGGCGAAGAAAAATTGAAATCTGTGCTTAATGCACTGAAACAAAAAGACAAAAAATATGATTGTATAATAGGATTGAGTGGAGGAAGAGACAGTTCTTATGCCTTACTTAAACTTGTTAAAGATTACAATATGCGAGTTCTGGCAGTAAATTACTATAATCCATTTACAGACCCTCAGGCAAAAAGAAACATAGATAATGCAGTAAAAAAGCTGGGTGTAGATTTAATTTCATTTGAATCTAAAAATAATACACATGAAAAGACATTTGAACATAATTTTAAAGTTTGGCTCAAACATCCATCCCCAGCAACAATCCCTATGATGTGTATTTCATGTAAAGTGGTTTTCTGTGAGATTATAAAATATGCTAAAATGAATGATATTAAATGTGTTGTTGTAGGTCATAATCCCTATGAAGACACGTCTTTTAAAAAAGAATTAATCAATATATCACGAGATCAAGACCACAAGTCTACTTTTGTAAAAATACTTTATGGTGTGTTGGCAAATACTGCTAAAACTCCAGCTTATTATCATCCTAAATGCATACCGACTATGGTTAAAGGTTATTTATATGGCGATCCACATGCACTCGGTCCTCGGTTATTTGCATCTGATATAAAGTTCATAGATCTGTTCTATTATATTCCATGGGATGAACAAGAAGTTCTATCACGAATTAAGAATGAGATAGGATGGGATTATCCTCAAAACCTAAATTCATCTTGGAGATTTGATTGTAAAGTAAGTCATTTAAAAGATTTAATGTACTTAAACACACTAAATATGACTGAAAAAGACGATTTATATGCCATAATGGTTCGAGAAGGCATTATAACTCGTGAAGAAGCATTAAAACGCTTAGCTGCCGAAAATGTAGTATATTTAGATGAAATTAAGGAAGTTCTCAACCAGGTGGGATTAGATGAGAAATTCATCCTTGAGAGATTAAATGAAATTAAATCTATTTAA
- a CDS encoding SDR family oxidoreductase, translated as MISKIIVTGGAGFIGSHIAEKLAKDGHEIVIVDNLDPYYSVELKKRNLDIALNSGDVTFVNADITHLESMKQIIDSTVDYVYHEAAQAGVRISVEDPFKPNNINVVGTLNVLKASLEADVKKVINASSSSVYGKVSYLPFDEKHPTEPVSPYGVSKLAAEHYCRVFYEVYGLPTTSLRYFTVYGPRMRPDLAISIFTKKMLANEPITVYGDGEQTRDFTYIDDVVEANIKLLNCKVTDGKVLNIGSGNRISVNDLIITLKYIIESKSAVEYTVSQKGDAENTLSDVSRAQKLIQYEPSISIEKGLKKFVEWFA; from the coding sequence ATAATTTCTAAGATAATAGTTACCGGTGGTGCGGGCTTTATAGGCTCCCACATTGCAGAAAAACTAGCTAAAGATGGTCATGAGATCGTAATCGTTGATAACCTTGACCCCTATTATTCTGTTGAACTAAAAAAGAGGAACCTGGATATTGCCCTTAACAGCGGGGATGTCACTTTTGTAAATGCTGATATTACACATCTTGAGAGTATGAAGCAGATCATTGACAGCACTGTGGATTACGTTTATCACGAGGCTGCTCAGGCAGGAGTACGCATATCTGTGGAAGATCCATTCAAACCTAATAATATAAATGTAGTGGGAACACTGAACGTACTCAAGGCATCTCTTGAAGCAGACGTAAAAAAAGTAATAAATGCTTCTTCTTCTTCAGTCTATGGAAAAGTGAGCTACCTGCCTTTTGATGAAAAACATCCTACAGAACCAGTATCTCCCTATGGCGTCAGTAAACTTGCTGCGGAACATTACTGTCGTGTGTTCTATGAAGTTTATGGGTTGCCAACTACTTCTCTACGTTACTTTACTGTTTATGGACCCAGAATGAGACCAGATCTTGCCATATCCATATTTACAAAAAAAATGCTGGCAAATGAGCCAATAACTGTTTATGGAGATGGGGAACAAACAAGGGATTTTACTTATATCGATGATGTTGTCGAAGCAAATATTAAATTGCTTAATTGTAAAGTTACTGATGGTAAGGTTTTGAATATAGGAAGCGGGAATCGAATTAGTGTTAATGATTTAATAATTACTCTGAAATACATAATTGAATCAAAATCAGCAGTAGAATATACCGTGTCACAAAAAGGAGATGCTGAAAATACGCTTTCGGATGTGTCTAGAGCACAAAAACTAATTCAATATGAACCATCAATAAGCATAGAGAAAGGATTAAAAAAATTTGTTGAATGGTTCGCCTAA